One genomic segment of Vibrio agarivorans includes these proteins:
- a CDS encoding OmpA family protein, translating into MNKSNKFILVTALSLPLLLSGCQTTRQNAATGEQETNRTTSGALLGCAGGAIAGAIINKGKGAAIGCAAGGATGALVGSNMDKQEAELRQELLNSGVQIERNGERIELIIASDISFNSGGYDLQPSIKPTLDSIAKVMNRYPDSNLLIEGHTDSTGSLELNELLAKARANSVQTALTSSGLEYNRTRTQGFGPHKPMCDNATPEGRACNRRVELTIIN; encoded by the coding sequence ATGAACAAGAGCAACAAATTCATTCTAGTCACCGCCCTTTCGCTTCCACTTTTACTTTCAGGCTGTCAGACAACTCGTCAAAACGCGGCGACCGGTGAGCAAGAAACTAACCGTACAACTTCAGGTGCACTTCTTGGCTGCGCAGGTGGTGCGATTGCTGGTGCAATCATTAATAAAGGTAAAGGCGCTGCGATTGGCTGTGCTGCTGGCGGAGCAACAGGCGCCCTCGTCGGTTCCAATATGGACAAGCAAGAAGCTGAGCTTCGCCAAGAGCTTCTGAACTCTGGCGTTCAAATTGAGCGTAATGGTGAAAGAATTGAGTTGATTATCGCAAGTGATATCAGCTTTAACTCAGGCGGCTACGATCTACAACCTTCTATCAAACCAACTCTTGATAGCATTGCGAAAGTCATGAATCGCTACCCTGATTCTAATCTACTAATTGAGGGTCACACAGATTCTACGGGCTCTCTTGAGCTGAACGAACTGCTTGCAAAAGCACGTGCTAATAGCGTGCAAACAGCGCTAACGTCTTCTGGCCTAGAATACAACCGTACTCGTACGCAAGGCTTTGGCCCTCACAAACCAATGTGTGACAACGCAACGCCTGAAGGTCGTGCTTGTAACCGCCGTGTTGAGCTGACAATCATCAATTAA
- a CDS encoding DUF6559 family protein → MFRYIQRRRIKKVIKSLSPVLIKSYGSRDYFTIGQVQVSAESLCKRQKLIAFALYADPNDLDLENNTGLKLLRDDVSFDFFLAKEYNARDVLNLLGNGGWKGGRMHDDFSHRMGMHSRY, encoded by the coding sequence ATGTTTCGATATATCCAGCGCCGAAGAATAAAAAAGGTCATCAAGTCACTATCTCCCGTATTAATCAAAAGCTATGGAAGTCGTGATTACTTTACCATTGGACAAGTTCAAGTAAGTGCAGAGTCACTCTGTAAGCGTCAAAAGCTGATTGCCTTTGCATTGTATGCAGATCCAAATGATCTTGATTTAGAAAATAACACAGGACTGAAGTTGTTGCGTGACGATGTATCCTTCGATTTTTTCTTAGCGAAAGAGTACAACGCCCGTGATGTTTTGAATCTATTGGGTAACGGAGGGTGGAAAGGCGGAAGGATGCATGACGACTTTTCTCACCGGATGGGGATGCACAGCCGTTATTAA
- a CDS encoding Ig-like domain-containing protein, translating into MKKTPIALVLTSVCSLPVMAQSYECSDLSLWQPDSIYLGGDAVQHESIVYQANWWTQNQAPDLHSGQWQEWSVVGECGDGQPQPPVIEITSPQQGGQFTVSHPILLAANVESKHSTITLVEFIVDKQTVGQTSQAPFSVEWTPQSIGNKIVTIKATNADGMTEQSSVSISVIDSDVDLPPEVTLTSPSNGDQFNEGDRVTLTADASSQENGIERVEFYINDTLVGSDSNEPFEYQWTAVQGAQQVYAQAVDFNELTAKSATVNFLVEGQQPGGSCKTLPQYQVGGHYAQGDIVVNNDHQYRCNIAGWCSSDAAWAYEPGEGLHWQEAWEDAGDCGTAPEIRFISPGAGETLLSGVGTQVIIDAIAGDFAIESVKFYANEQLIGDGTLVDEQYHVDWTPFDLGAITLSAIATDSEGTTATAAQSVSVTDQSLVVELIKPVAGSNHVLGKAVAMEANADSFNTEISRVDFMVNGVVVASDNQEPFQANWTSEAAGTYQVQAKAIDANNEEQVTNSVSISVTLTDDNPHKLVGYWHNFVNGSTCPMNLSDIPTEWDVIDIAFADTNPASPGTNYFNLFSGDAGCPAIDPNRFKQDIQDLQAQGRKIVLSLGGALGTITLNDDASQQAFVSSLTDIIVEWGFDGLDVDYESGSNLVNGSEIQKRLPVALREIQDNLGRDLYLTMAPEHPYVQGGYVSNAEGTVWGAYLPIIDETRDMLDLLHVQLYNNGGLEHPYGGTAPAGSIDMMVAAQKMLVEGFDIAYGTTGQYFAPLPDSQVSIGLPSGAKAAGSGQATVADTNSALNCLILGTSCDTVVPSSKYENFGGVMYWSINWDEYYDREFSLGVGAHLKALNER; encoded by the coding sequence GTGAAAAAAACACCTATTGCACTGGTTTTAACTAGTGTATGTTCTTTGCCTGTTATGGCGCAAAGTTACGAATGTTCAGATCTGTCACTTTGGCAACCAGATAGCATTTACCTTGGCGGTGATGCGGTTCAACATGAGAGTATCGTGTATCAAGCAAACTGGTGGACCCAGAATCAAGCGCCCGATCTGCACTCCGGTCAGTGGCAAGAATGGTCGGTCGTCGGTGAATGTGGTGATGGTCAGCCACAGCCTCCTGTAATTGAAATTACATCGCCACAACAAGGCGGCCAGTTCACTGTTTCTCATCCAATCTTGCTTGCTGCTAACGTTGAAAGTAAACACTCTACAATCACTTTAGTCGAGTTCATCGTTGATAAACAAACCGTTGGCCAAACCAGTCAAGCCCCATTTTCTGTCGAGTGGACACCACAATCGATAGGCAACAAAATCGTTACCATAAAAGCAACTAACGCTGATGGCATGACAGAGCAATCAAGCGTCTCAATTTCGGTTATTGACTCTGATGTTGATTTACCACCTGAAGTAACACTGACGTCACCATCGAATGGAGATCAGTTTAACGAAGGTGATAGAGTTACCTTAACCGCTGATGCCAGTAGCCAAGAGAATGGTATTGAGCGGGTTGAGTTTTATATCAACGATACTCTTGTTGGTAGTGATAGTAACGAGCCTTTCGAATACCAATGGACAGCTGTTCAGGGCGCTCAACAAGTTTACGCTCAAGCGGTCGATTTCAATGAACTGACAGCCAAATCCGCAACGGTGAATTTCCTTGTTGAAGGACAACAACCGGGGGGGAGCTGTAAAACCCTGCCTCAATATCAGGTAGGTGGTCACTACGCACAGGGTGATATTGTCGTTAATAACGATCATCAATACCGCTGTAACATCGCTGGTTGGTGCTCATCAGATGCTGCGTGGGCGTATGAGCCTGGAGAAGGTCTACATTGGCAAGAAGCTTGGGAAGACGCAGGTGACTGTGGGACGGCCCCAGAAATACGCTTCATCTCTCCTGGCGCGGGTGAAACCTTACTTAGCGGCGTTGGAACGCAAGTGATCATCGACGCAATCGCGGGTGATTTTGCTATCGAATCTGTGAAGTTCTATGCCAACGAACAACTCATCGGCGATGGGACTTTAGTTGATGAGCAATATCATGTGGATTGGACACCATTTGATTTAGGTGCAATCACACTCTCTGCTATCGCGACAGACAGCGAAGGCACAACTGCAACGGCTGCGCAGTCGGTCTCTGTGACTGACCAGTCATTAGTTGTAGAACTCATTAAGCCCGTTGCTGGTTCAAACCATGTGCTTGGGAAAGCAGTGGCAATGGAAGCTAATGCCGACTCATTTAACACCGAGATAAGCCGTGTCGATTTCATGGTAAATGGCGTGGTTGTGGCTAGTGATAACCAAGAACCTTTCCAAGCGAACTGGACATCAGAAGCGGCAGGTACATACCAAGTACAAGCAAAAGCGATCGATGCCAATAACGAGGAGCAAGTGACTAACTCAGTATCGATCAGTGTAACGCTAACTGATGACAATCCTCATAAACTCGTAGGCTACTGGCATAACTTTGTTAACGGCTCTACTTGTCCAATGAATCTAAGCGATATTCCAACTGAATGGGATGTCATTGATATCGCTTTTGCTGATACCAACCCAGCATCTCCAGGCACTAACTACTTCAACCTGTTTTCGGGTGATGCAGGCTGTCCCGCTATCGACCCTAACCGCTTCAAACAAGACATCCAAGATCTGCAAGCGCAGGGTCGTAAGATTGTGCTGTCGTTAGGTGGTGCACTGGGTACGATTACGCTGAATGATGATGCCTCTCAACAAGCGTTTGTCTCTAGCTTAACCGACATTATTGTTGAATGGGGTTTTGATGGTCTAGACGTGGATTACGAAAGTGGTTCAAACCTAGTTAACGGCTCAGAAATCCAAAAACGTCTTCCTGTTGCGTTACGTGAAATTCAAGACAATCTTGGTCGTGATCTTTATCTGACTATGGCTCCTGAGCATCCATATGTTCAGGGTGGCTACGTGAGTAACGCTGAAGGAACCGTTTGGGGCGCTTACCTACCAATCATCGATGAAACACGCGATATGCTAGACCTGCTTCATGTTCAGCTCTACAACAATGGCGGTCTTGAACACCCATACGGCGGTACAGCTCCTGCAGGCTCCATCGATATGATGGTTGCTGCACAAAAAATGTTGGTCGAAGGCTTTGATATTGCTTATGGCACCACAGGTCAATACTTCGCTCCGCTTCCGGATAGTCAAGTCTCTATTGGTCTACCATCAGGAGCGAAAGCCGCAGGTAGTGGTCAAGCAACGGTTGCTGACACCAATAGTGCTCTTAATTGTCTGATTTTAGGTACAAGCTGTGACACGGTTGTTCCATCATCAAAATATGAAAACTTTGGTGGTGTCATGTACTGGTCTATCAACTGGGATGAATACTACGACCGCGAATTCTCGCTCGGTGTGGGTGCACACTTGAAAGCACTAAACGAGCGTTAA
- a CDS encoding MATE family efflux transporter gives MAINLKTDPISKSFYQYLWPALTGMVIKSLFIIGDAFFIGQGVGPDGLGAISLIIPSFSIFTAIAMMIGIGGAAKMSIEVGNGNLKTSQMWFSQSMLLTAILSTTAVSLALIWLEELIALMGATGYMAQLAHDYLSVLLPFFVIYSLAWVLSCFVRNDTNPKLATWAMSTGAITNLVLDYIFIIQMDMGMKGAGWATAISQIVIVGILLSHFVQKKGELKLSFTGLGLNKAPEILKMGTPIFFIELTSAMTIILFNYVLLTQFGESYIIAYGLTTNVGVLALFVMVGISQACQPIISFNYGANKHDRIDEILSLGLKAAIGSGVVFLTAVWLFSNTIAGAYLGDAQELIELASIALSFFFLGVPLMGFNMVVANLFQAIARPKQATVISLGRGFVFVALGVLILPIPFPTYGIWGSILFAEAATAIISFSMLRSFMKSELSK, from the coding sequence ATGGCGATAAACTTAAAAACAGATCCTATCTCTAAGTCATTTTACCAATATCTATGGCCAGCCTTGACTGGTATGGTGATTAAATCACTATTTATTATTGGTGATGCCTTCTTTATTGGCCAAGGTGTAGGACCTGATGGTCTGGGTGCTATTTCACTGATTATCCCTTCATTTTCAATCTTTACTGCGATAGCCATGATGATTGGTATCGGTGGTGCGGCGAAAATGTCGATTGAGGTTGGGAATGGGAACCTAAAAACTAGCCAAATGTGGTTTAGTCAGTCCATGCTATTGACGGCGATTCTGTCCACGACAGCGGTTAGCCTAGCGTTAATTTGGCTTGAGGAGTTGATTGCGCTAATGGGGGCGACTGGATATATGGCGCAGCTGGCGCATGATTATCTGTCAGTTTTATTGCCATTTTTTGTTATTTATTCACTGGCTTGGGTACTTTCGTGCTTTGTTCGCAATGATACCAATCCAAAGCTTGCGACTTGGGCAATGTCTACTGGCGCAATAACCAACCTAGTCTTGGACTACATCTTCATTATTCAGATGGATATGGGGATGAAAGGCGCTGGTTGGGCGACGGCCATCAGCCAAATCGTCATTGTTGGTATTCTATTGAGCCACTTTGTGCAGAAAAAAGGTGAGCTAAAACTCAGCTTTACAGGCTTAGGTTTAAATAAAGCACCTGAAATTTTGAAGATGGGAACACCAATCTTCTTTATCGAGCTTACATCGGCAATGACCATCATCTTGTTCAACTACGTGTTGTTAACCCAATTTGGTGAGAGCTATATCATCGCCTATGGCCTAACCACCAATGTAGGTGTGTTAGCTCTGTTCGTGATGGTCGGGATTTCCCAAGCGTGTCAGCCAATCATCAGCTTCAATTACGGAGCCAATAAACACGATCGTATTGATGAAATATTGAGCTTAGGCCTTAAGGCTGCAATAGGCAGTGGTGTTGTGTTTTTGACCGCAGTGTGGCTATTTTCAAACACCATCGCAGGTGCATATTTAGGTGATGCCCAAGAGTTGATTGAACTGGCTTCAATTGCACTGAGCTTCTTTTTCCTTGGTGTACCCCTAATGGGCTTTAACATGGTCGTTGCAAACCTGTTCCAAGCGATTGCCCGACCAAAGCAAGCAACAGTGATCTCACTGGGGAGAGGGTTTGTGTTTGTCGCACTAGGCGTATTGATTCTACCTATCCCATTTCCTACTTACGGTATTTGGGGCAGCATATTATTTGCAGAAGCGGCGACAGCCATTATCAGCTTCAGCATGTTACGTTCATTTATGAAGTCAGAGCTGAGTAAGTAA